The stretch of DNA CTTTCCAGTTTAGCACATAGCTGAAAAATATAATAGCTTGTAGGGTTTTTTGGTTACGGTGTTTTTTATTTAACTAGACAAACAATACAAGCAGAGATACCAATCAATCCCTCATTATTCACCGCGCCATACTTTAAAATTAAAAGTTAAAAAGGAGCAGTTATGGACAAAGATGTGCAAAGAGAGCTAGGCCGTTTTGAAAGACGTATGGGTATGCTCAAAAAGAAGGGAACAGTCCCTGACGATCTCTTAAAGTTAATTGATTTTATATATAAGAAACAGTTGAATTCTTTTGCCTTGCTTAAAGATGTCCTGGATAAAGGGCTGGACTTCCCTCAGACGGAAGATGTGTTAAAGGGAAAGCCAATGCTGCCCAGACAAAATTTTCCCTATGACTTCGATGCGACTCAGAAGCTTTTTTCTGAATTACTTGGTTTTTTGCAGGAACAAGAGGGGCATCTTGGTCAGGCAGCAGAAATTGTTACCCAGGATATAAGTAATGGAGAACTTGATTTGTCTGAAGCTTACGCCAAATATCTGACCGGAGACGATCACTTTTTTCGCTTATATGGGGAAAAAACTCCCACTGCTCCGAGAACTCTCAATTTTTTGATTCAGGCCAGCATAACCCCTAGCCTGGTTAAAACAGGTTATAGTATCAGCTTGCTTTTGCCGGCGGACCAAGTCTGGAATACCGGTCACTGTCCGGTGTGCGGTAGTTTGCCCCTAATTAGTGAGCTTAAGGATAAACAAGGTTTTCGCTACGTTACATGCTCTTTTTGCCAGACTAGGTATCGAGTTCCCAGAATGTCTTGTGTGTTCTGCCAGGAGGATAAAAAAGAGAAATTGGAGTATTTTCAGGTTAGTGAAGAGCCAGGATTTCGGGTAGATGTGTGCAAGTCCTGCAAAATGTACATCAAAACCGTTGATTTTAGAGAAATGGACAAGCAGTCTATTCCAGCTGTTGATGATCTGGAGTCTCTGCCCTTAGATGTTCTGGCCAGAAAACAAGGATACACCAGACCAACTCTTAGTGCTTGGGGGTTTTGATGAGTAAGATTTTACAATTACCCTGTAGACAGTATAAAAATGGTCAATGGCGACAAATCGATGATCTTGTTAGCCTCGAAGAAAAGATACATATTCATTGGCCAGGTCAGGAGGTTAAAACACTGTGGGCCTATCCAGAGGATTTAACTTCGTTGGTTATTGGCCATTGTGCCATAGAACTATGTGCACCTGATGAGCGGCCAGAGCTAGTCAAAAAGGAAGGGTGCGAATTTCATTTGAAGCCAGTACCAATTGAGCCTGACAATGATACGGAACTTCCGAAGCTTTCTAAGGCATTAATTTTGGAGAATATGGCCCGGTTTATGGCTTTGGATGGTAAGTGGGAGAAAACAGGCTGCTTTCATCGCGCAGCTTTATATGAGCCCGGGAAGAATGATTTTGTGCACTACGTGGAAGACATTGGTCGGCATAATTGTCTTGATCGATTAAAAGGGTGGGCCGTAAAGAATAATAAATCTATGGGCAGCTTAATCCTTTTTGTCTCAGCCAGGGGAACTGCTTCACTTATACTTAAGGCTGTTAAGGCCGGATTGCAGGCTGTGGTTTCCAGGTCTGCCTTGACGTCTGCCAGTATTGAATTGGCCTTAAAGAAAGGTCTAACCTTGATCGGTTTTGCTAGAGAGAACAGGTTTTCAGTTTTTACAGATCCCAAAGGTCTTGTAATTTAAGACGCAAGCTTAAGTGGTTGCGTGGTTGAATAGCAGAGCAACCGTTTTTAACCACGCAATCCCGAAATAGTAGTTGGCAGTAAACAGTAGATAGAAAGGTTAACCTATTTTACCTTTTGAATTTGGGTAGTTAGCTTTGAATACGATTTGCGGAGTGGTCTTGGCTGGGGGAAAAAGTTCCCGTCTTGGACAGGACAAGGCCAAGTTGCGTTTTAAGGGCCAGGACTTGTTGCAAAGAAGTGTTGCTTTGGTTCAGGAGTTTTGTCCTGTAACTTATGTAGTTGGCAGGGATGCCAGGGAGCATGAATTGAATGTGCCCTGGATGTTGGATGATATTCCAGGCATAGGCCCAATGGGTGGAATTTTGACTGCACTTAAAAGGCTCAAGCGGCCATGCCTGGTTCTTTCTTGCGACTTGCCACTTTTATCCAGAGATATACTGGCGAGACTTATTGAAGTCAGGAATAGAATTGGATACCAAAAGTTAATGACCACTTACTTACAGGGAGAAACAGGTTTTATTGAGGCCTTGGTAGCCATCTATGAATATAAATGCGTAGAATTTTTGCAAAGGTCTTTTAAACGAGGTTGTTATAAACTCAGTCAAGCCATTGAATCAGAGAATCGTCACCATATCCCTTACAGTGAGGCAGAGAGAAAATATTTCTTAAATATAAATTATCCCCGGGATATTCAGTTGTTGAAAGTGTTGGATAGTAAAGGATAAGCAAAAAGATAAAAAAATATGAGTGCTTGGTGAGTGATGGGCGTCCCGCGTGCCAGGTTTCGTGCATTACAGATTAAGAATCGCGAAATTATGAAGTTAAATTTAATATTCGTGGCTTGGATATTTTTCGTTCTTGTTGGCTTGGAGAATTTGGACGCAGGAGCCATCTATTATTTTTGTGATGAAAATGGTGTTTTTCACTTTACCGATTTGCCCTCTTCTGACTTATATCGGCCTTTTATTATTTTCAGCGACAAAAAGAATGACCAGACAAAAATCAATGAGATGATTAAGGTTTACAGTAAGCGCTATGGTCTGGATTATGATTTGGTGCGGGCAGTGGTCCAGGTGGAATCAGCTTATAAGCCAGAAGTCGAGTCCAGGGCCGGAGCGCAAGGGTTGATGCAGATTATGCCTCAGACCCAGGAGGAACTAGGGCTCAAATATCCCTTTGACCCCGCTTCCAATCTTGAAGCCGGGGTTCGCTATCTGCGGAGTCTAATTGACCGGTTTGGGGATGTCAGATTGGCCTTGGCGGCTTACAATGCTGGGCCGTCTAAAGTTGAAAAGTATAATGGTATTCCACCTTATGCAGAAACAAAACGATATGTACAGAAAGTGTTAAATATTTATTCGAAATTTAAAAGAAAAAGATAGTCTTATGGAGTGTGGGAACTAAATCGTGATGTATTGGAAAGATTATAGTAGTATATTTTCTGATGCATAATGATGACAGATGGTCTCTAAATTATAACAACAACTTCTAGTTTTCAGAGATGAGATATTTATGTTTAATCTGGCAAACAATTTAACTTTTTTGCGTATAGCCTGTATCCCACTTTTAGTCCTGCTTTTATATTTTCCAAGCAAAATATCCTGTCTGATAGCCATGTTTATTTTTATTGGTGCTTCTTTAACTGACTTGGTAGATGGTATTATCGCTCGCAGGTATAATTTAGTAACCAATATGGGAAAATTTTTAGATCCACTGGCCGATAAACTGCTGGTGGCATCGGCTTTGATTATGCTTGTAAAGCTGGGATGGGTTGAGGCCTGGATAAGTATAACTATTGTTAGCCGGGAGATACTGGTTACAGGCCTGAGGGCTATTGCTGCTGACCAAGGACTAGTGATTGCTGCAGATAAATACGGTAAGTTAAAGACCATTGTTCAGACAGTGGCTTTGTGTCCGCTGATTCTACACTATAAATGGTGGGGATTTGATCCTAACCTCCTGGGACAGGTCCTCATCTACCTGGCTTTGATTTTGACTTTGTTCTCAGGTGTCAACTATTTACGCAATTTTTATAGGAAGGTTTTAACTAATTAACCTGGGGGGAAGCTCATGGCCCAAATAGATGCTTTTTTTAAAATGATGCATGAGTTGGGAGCATCAGATCTGCATTTATCTTCAGGTTCCCAACCGATTATTCGTTTGCACGGCGATTTGCAACGGGTCAAATACAAGGAGTTGGAGCACAATGAGCTAAAAAAATTGCTTTACGAGATTACTCCTGAGAGCAAGATCAAAATTTTTGAAGAAAGCGGGGACGTTGATTTTTCCTATGAAGTTCCGAATTTGGCGAGGTACAGAGCAAATTTTTTCTTGCAACGTCGTGGCATTGCTGCTGTTTTTAGAGAGATTCCGCAGAAGATTTTGACCATAGACGATCTTGGGCTACCCCCTATTTTAAAAAATCTGGCCATGTTGCCAAAAGGTCTGGTTTTGGTCACTGGACCTACCGGCAGTGGTAAGTCAACGACTCTTGCGGCCATAATCGATTATGCCAACAGGATGCGCAAAGATCATATTCTAACCATTGAGGATCCCATTGAATTTGTCCACGAGCCTATAAATTGTCTGATTAACCAGAGAGAGGTGGGGCGAGATACCTTGAGTTTTCAGGCAGCACTGCGCGGGGCCTTGCGCGAAGATCCAGACATTATTCTGGTCGGTGAGATGCGGGACCTCGAAACGATTAAATTAGCTTTGGAGGCAGCGGAAACAGGTCATCTGGTTTTTGGCACTTTGCATACTATTTCTGCGTCCAAAACCATTGACCGGATTATTGAGGTTTTTCCAGCGGAAATGCAGGGTCAGATCCGGTCCGGCCTGGCGGATTCTTTGCGGGCCATCATTGCTCAAAACTTGTTTAAGCGAATTGATAAGCCTGGTCGGGTGGCAGCCTTAGAAATCCTTATTGCCACACCCGCTGTGCGCAACCTGATCAGGGAGAATAAGATTTTTCAAATTAATTCTGTTATTGAAACTGGTAAGAAGTTTGGCATGCAGGCCCTTGATGATGCTATTATGCAGCTTTTGCAGCAGAACATTATTTCACCTGAGGCTGCGTACAACAAGGCAGTGAATAAATCCAAATTCAGGCAATTTTTATCAGAGCCGCCGCAAGATTTTACCGAGGTATAAATGCTTCGTTCACAAATGGATCACATAGTGGGGCAGATCTTGGATCAGGCCCCGGATACATCTGATATAATTTTTACTGTGGGAAAGCCTATCCAGGCCGAGGTGCATGGTGAATTGCAGGATATAAAAATAAATCCGCCTTTGGGCCGGTTAGTACCCTTTCAAGTAGAGGCCATGGCTATGGCCATGATGGGCCGAAATTTGCGTCTATACAAGGATCAATTGCAAACAGGATCCTGTGATCTCTCTTATGAACTACCCGGACGGGCCAGATTCAGGGTGAATGTGTTCGGGCAAAAAGGGTCTCTGGCCATTGTTATGCGCAAATTGTCTATGCAAGTGCCAACTCTGGAACAACTTAACCTCCCTGAGATTTTTAAGGAAATAGCCAGAGAAAAGTATGGTCTTATCCTGGTCACAGGTGGTACCGGAACAGGTAAGTCTACATCTCTGGCCGCGCTCATAGATCGTATCAATTCCCAATTTAGAAAGCATATTATCACACTGGAAGATCCTATTGAATTTGTACATGTACACAAAAAAGGTGTGGTCAATCAAAGGGAACTCGGTATTGACTTTGATACCTTTGCCTCAGGACTTAGAGCTGCTCTTAGACAGGCGCCTAAAGTAATTTTGGTGGGCGAGATAAGAGACCGGGAGACCATGGCAATAGCTCTTGAAGCAGCAGAAACAGGACATCTTGTCCTGGGTACTTTACACACAAGTGATGCCGGTCAGACCATTAACCGTATCATCGGTATGTTTGAATTATCTGAAGAGAGATTGATCAGGGCCCGGCTGGTTGAGAGTTTGAAATATGTTATCTCTCAACGTCTTATGCCCAAGATTGGAGGCGGCCGAGTGGCAGCATTTGAAATTTTGCGCAAAAATTTACGTATTAGAGAATTGATTTTAAAAGGAGAATCCGAAGACAAGACATTTTATAACGTTATTTCCGAGGGTGGTACCTATGGCATGGTCACTTTTGACCAGTATCTAAGCAACTTATTTGAGCAAGGAGTTATCACCGAGGAAATTGCTATGCTTAATGCTTCGGACAGGTCACGTTTGAAACAAATGATCGATAAGATTAAGGCCAGGCGCGGGGAAAAGATTACAGATATTGAGGGGCTTGAATTGGATCTGGATTATGGCCGTGACTTTTAATATTGTAGAGGTGAACTATGGACCTTACATGCGCAAATTGTCAGAAAGAAATTTTTTTACCTCCTGAAAAAATTCCGAATGTACCGCGTTTTGCTTTAAAATGTCCCGGATGTGGTGAGAGGATCGTAGTGGAAAACGAGGCCTATGCGAAAGAGAACAAGACCGCTGTCGATAAGGAGCAAGTCAGGCAGACTAAAAGTATTGAACCTGATTTCTTTCCACCAGGTGCGAATGTAGCCTTTTTATTTACCATTAACGAGGAAATAGGACTGAAGGTCAGCGAATTTTTTCAGGAAAAGGAATTTTATATAAGCACGGCCGAAGATGTTCAAGAGGGAGTACTTAAGCTGAGACTTAACGACTACCAGTTAATTTTACTTGAGGATAGAGAAGAGATC from Desulfovulcanus ferrireducens encodes:
- a CDS encoding zinc-ribbon domain-containing protein; translation: MDLTCANCQKEIFLPPEKIPNVPRFALKCPGCGERIVVENEAYAKENKTAVDKEQVRQTKSIEPDFFPPGANVAFLFTINEEIGLKVSEFFQEKEFYISTAEDVQEGVLKLRLNDYQLILLEDREEIAPLLTEIHSWPGKKRRNVNCLLIGDRAPSMHQQEAFYRGVNFYLHINDKDRIDDLLEQCLNGFVLYNEPWTMALMVEE
- a CDS encoding formate dehydrogenase accessory protein FdhE; translated protein: MDKDVQRELGRFERRMGMLKKKGTVPDDLLKLIDFIYKKQLNSFALLKDVLDKGLDFPQTEDVLKGKPMLPRQNFPYDFDATQKLFSELLGFLQEQEGHLGQAAEIVTQDISNGELDLSEAYAKYLTGDDHFFRLYGEKTPTAPRTLNFLIQASITPSLVKTGYSISLLLPADQVWNTGHCPVCGSLPLISELKDKQGFRYVTCSFCQTRYRVPRMSCVFCQEDKKEKLEYFQVSEEPGFRVDVCKSCKMYIKTVDFREMDKQSIPAVDDLESLPLDVLARKQGYTRPTLSAWGF
- a CDS encoding molybdenum cofactor guanylyltransferase, yielding MNTICGVVLAGGKSSRLGQDKAKLRFKGQDLLQRSVALVQEFCPVTYVVGRDAREHELNVPWMLDDIPGIGPMGGILTALKRLKRPCLVLSCDLPLLSRDILARLIEVRNRIGYQKLMTTYLQGETGFIEALVAIYEYKCVEFLQRSFKRGCYKLSQAIESENRHHIPYSEAERKYFLNINYPRDIQLLKVLDSKG
- a CDS encoding type IV pilus twitching motility protein PilT, whose product is MLRSQMDHIVGQILDQAPDTSDIIFTVGKPIQAEVHGELQDIKINPPLGRLVPFQVEAMAMAMMGRNLRLYKDQLQTGSCDLSYELPGRARFRVNVFGQKGSLAIVMRKLSMQVPTLEQLNLPEIFKEIAREKYGLILVTGGTGTGKSTSLAALIDRINSQFRKHIITLEDPIEFVHVHKKGVVNQRELGIDFDTFASGLRAALRQAPKVILVGEIRDRETMAIALEAAETGHLVLGTLHTSDAGQTINRIIGMFELSEERLIRARLVESLKYVISQRLMPKIGGGRVAAFEILRKNLRIRELILKGESEDKTFYNVISEGGTYGMVTFDQYLSNLFEQGVITEEIAMLNASDRSRLKQMIDKIKARRGEKITDIEGLELDLDYGRDF
- a CDS encoding lytic transglycosylase domain-containing protein, with protein sequence MKLNLIFVAWIFFVLVGLENLDAGAIYYFCDENGVFHFTDLPSSDLYRPFIIFSDKKNDQTKINEMIKVYSKRYGLDYDLVRAVVQVESAYKPEVESRAGAQGLMQIMPQTQEELGLKYPFDPASNLEAGVRYLRSLIDRFGDVRLALAAYNAGPSKVEKYNGIPPYAETKRYVQKVLNIYSKFKRKR
- a CDS encoding formate dehydrogenase accessory sulfurtransferase FdhD, encoding MSKILQLPCRQYKNGQWRQIDDLVSLEEKIHIHWPGQEVKTLWAYPEDLTSLVIGHCAIELCAPDERPELVKKEGCEFHLKPVPIEPDNDTELPKLSKALILENMARFMALDGKWEKTGCFHRAALYEPGKNDFVHYVEDIGRHNCLDRLKGWAVKNNKSMGSLILFVSARGTASLILKAVKAGLQAVVSRSALTSASIELALKKGLTLIGFARENRFSVFTDPKGLVI
- a CDS encoding type IV pilus twitching motility protein PilT, yielding MAQIDAFFKMMHELGASDLHLSSGSQPIIRLHGDLQRVKYKELEHNELKKLLYEITPESKIKIFEESGDVDFSYEVPNLARYRANFFLQRRGIAAVFREIPQKILTIDDLGLPPILKNLAMLPKGLVLVTGPTGSGKSTTLAAIIDYANRMRKDHILTIEDPIEFVHEPINCLINQREVGRDTLSFQAALRGALREDPDIILVGEMRDLETIKLALEAAETGHLVFGTLHTISASKTIDRIIEVFPAEMQGQIRSGLADSLRAIIAQNLFKRIDKPGRVAALEILIATPAVRNLIRENKIFQINSVIETGKKFGMQALDDAIMQLLQQNIISPEAAYNKAVNKSKFRQFLSEPPQDFTEV
- the pgsA gene encoding CDP-diacylglycerol--glycerol-3-phosphate 3-phosphatidyltransferase → MFNLANNLTFLRIACIPLLVLLLYFPSKISCLIAMFIFIGASLTDLVDGIIARRYNLVTNMGKFLDPLADKLLVASALIMLVKLGWVEAWISITIVSREILVTGLRAIAADQGLVIAADKYGKLKTIVQTVALCPLILHYKWWGFDPNLLGQVLIYLALILTLFSGVNYLRNFYRKVLTN